The Iamia majanohamensis genome window below encodes:
- a CDS encoding ABC transporter permease subunit, translating into MIELLSLVVAGAIAGGLYAIMASGLVLTYRASGVFNLGYGAVAFAAALAYHVLNQPEAEGGLGLPIAVSGFLAIGVVAPLLGLFLDAAIFRRLARASEAAKLVGGIGVLVALPAFCLLLIELVNDVFGTDLPTAAGQAGTSPPGLGPVPATSYLLTDGVAVTSDQLAVVVAAGAVAAGLWYLLRHTRLGLETRAGVDRPVLARLRGIDIDRSSRIVWALSASLAGLAGVLIAPMFDLSALTFNMIVFASFTAAVAALLRSIPLTFMAGIGLGVVQNVVNGYAPDVLADVSGFRTSVPFLLLFLLLFLIPTRGRDAGSVAEETPVEDPRADLGPWRRRAPWLVAGALLTTYGLFVADAYWAGILNRGLVLGIVFLSFVVVTGYGGMISLAQATFVTVGGFTAGWMVNHQWATTMPIVMNNGRLTFWAATLVAVGATTLVGLFVALPSLRLGGLALAIATLALAFVGDRLVFQLESVRNGSGGWSLPRPAYGPVDLGDDQTLMVVLLVLLVAVVGIVGNLQRSATGRAVLALRSSPAAADTSGIDPMRTKLTLFAVSAALAGLGGALFALVNSPMTNTSAPPLLGIVWLAVAVTFGIRRPGGAVVAGMVYAVVPPVLGGIGGTWGAPWDSLPDTARDLLGSPDFAAMLFGLGAVGLARQPDGVLAEVGHSLRALRDRRAGPAPAREERPADTDTDTDAEGTGPTVARPARPAPSPVTAGGGTDGDRALELHRVRAGYGDVEVLHGVSLAVDEGEVVAVLGANGAGKSTLCAAAAGLVAVTEGEVRLGGVDVTDLPTHRRARQGLVLAPEARGIFPGLTVEDNLTIRLRSGAARQAAKDRFPILGERAHQVAGLLSGGEQQQLALAVALPDPPAVFLADEPTLGLAPLATRTVMEGLAELRDLGTAVVLVEEQAAAGLELADRVALVELGRIGWEGPPAELDLDRLTASYLGEDVAAPTP; encoded by the coding sequence GTGATCGAGCTCCTCAGCCTCGTCGTCGCCGGGGCCATCGCCGGCGGCCTCTACGCCATCATGGCGTCGGGTCTGGTGCTCACGTACCGGGCCTCCGGGGTGTTCAACCTCGGCTACGGCGCGGTGGCGTTCGCCGCCGCCCTCGCCTACCACGTGCTCAACCAGCCCGAGGCCGAGGGAGGCCTGGGCCTGCCCATCGCCGTCTCCGGGTTCCTGGCCATCGGGGTGGTCGCGCCGCTCCTCGGCCTGTTCCTCGACGCGGCCATCTTCCGGCGGCTGGCCCGGGCCTCGGAGGCCGCCAAGCTGGTCGGCGGCATCGGCGTCCTGGTGGCCCTGCCCGCCTTCTGCCTGCTGCTGATCGAGCTCGTCAACGACGTCTTCGGCACCGACCTCCCCACCGCCGCCGGCCAGGCCGGCACCAGCCCGCCCGGGCTGGGCCCGGTGCCGGCCACGAGCTACCTGCTCACCGACGGCGTGGCCGTCACGTCGGACCAGCTGGCGGTGGTGGTGGCGGCCGGGGCCGTCGCCGCCGGGCTGTGGTACCTCCTGCGCCACACCCGCCTCGGCCTCGAGACCCGCGCCGGGGTGGACCGCCCGGTGCTGGCCCGGCTCCGCGGCATCGACATCGACCGGTCGTCGCGCATCGTGTGGGCCCTCAGCGCGTCGCTGGCCGGGCTGGCCGGCGTGCTGATCGCCCCGATGTTCGACCTGAGCGCGCTCACCTTCAACATGATCGTGTTCGCCTCCTTCACCGCTGCGGTGGCCGCCCTGCTGCGCTCCATCCCGCTCACCTTCATGGCCGGGATCGGGCTGGGCGTGGTCCAGAACGTGGTGAACGGCTACGCCCCGGACGTCCTGGCCGACGTGTCCGGGTTCCGGACGTCGGTCCCCTTCCTCCTGCTGTTCCTGCTCCTCTTCCTCATCCCCACCCGCGGGCGCGACGCCGGCTCGGTGGCCGAGGAGACACCCGTCGAGGATCCGCGCGCCGACCTCGGCCCGTGGCGGCGGCGCGCGCCGTGGCTCGTCGCCGGCGCCCTGCTCACCACCTACGGCCTGTTCGTGGCCGACGCCTACTGGGCCGGGATCCTGAACCGGGGCCTGGTCCTCGGCATCGTCTTCCTGTCCTTCGTGGTGGTCACCGGCTACGGCGGGATGATCAGCCTGGCCCAGGCCACCTTCGTGACCGTCGGCGGCTTCACCGCGGGCTGGATGGTGAACCACCAGTGGGCCACGACGATGCCCATCGTCATGAACAACGGGCGGCTCACGTTCTGGGCCGCGACGCTCGTCGCCGTCGGGGCCACCACCCTCGTGGGCCTGTTCGTGGCCCTGCCGTCGCTGCGCCTGGGCGGCCTCGCCCTCGCCATCGCCACCCTCGCCCTGGCCTTCGTCGGCGACCGCCTGGTGTTCCAGCTCGAGAGCGTCCGCAACGGCTCGGGGGGCTGGTCGCTGCCCCGTCCCGCCTACGGCCCGGTCGACCTCGGCGACGACCAGACCCTGATGGTCGTCCTGCTGGTCCTGCTGGTGGCCGTGGTCGGGATCGTGGGCAACCTCCAGCGCTCGGCCACGGGCCGGGCCGTGCTCGCCCTGCGCTCGTCGCCCGCCGCGGCCGACACCTCGGGCATCGACCCGATGCGCACCAAGCTCACGCTCTTCGCCGTCTCGGCCGCCCTCGCCGGGCTGGGCGGGGCCCTGTTCGCCCTCGTCAACAGCCCGATGACCAACACCAGCGCCCCTCCCCTGCTCGGGATCGTCTGGCTGGCCGTGGCCGTCACCTTCGGCATCCGGCGTCCCGGCGGCGCCGTGGTGGCCGGCATGGTCTACGCCGTCGTGCCGCCGGTGCTCGGCGGCATCGGCGGGACCTGGGGTGCGCCCTGGGACTCCCTGCCCGACACCGCCCGCGACCTGCTGGGCTCGCCGGACTTCGCCGCCATGCTCTTCGGCCTGGGGGCCGTGGGCCTGGCCCGCCAGCCCGACGGCGTGCTCGCCGAGGTGGGCCACTCCCTGCGGGCCCTGCGGGACCGGCGGGCCGGCCCGGCTCCCGCCCGGGAGGAGCGACCCGCCGACACCGACACGGACACCGACGCCGAGGGGACGGGCCCGACGGTCGCGAGGCCGGCGCGCCCGGCCCCCTCCCCCGTCACCGCCGGCGGGGGGACCGACGGCGACCGCGCCCTCGAGCTGCACCGGGTCCGGGCCGGGTACGGCGACGTGGAGGTCCTCCACGGCGTGTCGCTGGCGGTGGACGAGGGCGAGGTGGTGGCCGTCCTGGGCGCCAACGGCGCCGGCAAGTCGACCCTCTGCGCCGCGGCCGCCGGCCTGGTGGCGGTGACCGAGGGGGAGGTCCGGCTGGGCGGCGTCGACGTCACCGACCTGCCCACCCACCGTCGGGCGCGCCAGGGGCTCGTCCTGGCCCCCGAGGCCCGCGGGATCTTCCCGGGCCTCACCGTCGAGGACAACCTCACCATCCGCCTCCGCTCCGGGGCGGCCCGCCAGGCGGCCAAGGACCGGTTCCCGATCCTCGGCGAGCGGGCCCACCAGGTGGCCGGCCTGCTCTCCGGCGGCGAGCAGCAGCAGCTGGCCCTCGCCGTCGCCCTGCCCGACCCGCCGGCCGTGTTCCTGGCCGACGAGCCCACGCTGGGCCTGGCCCCGCTGGCCACGCGCACGGTGATGGAGGGCCTGGCCGAGCTCCGGGACCTCGGCACCGCGGTGGTCCTCGTGGAGGAGCAGGCGGCCGCGGGGTTGGAGCTGGCCGACCGGGTCGCCCTCGTCGAGCTCGGCCGCATCGGGTGGGAGGGCCCGCCCGCCGAGCTCGACCTCGACCGCCTCACCGCCTCCTACCTGGGCGAGGACGTGGCCGCGCCCACGCCCTGA
- a CDS encoding ABC transporter substrate-binding protein, with protein sequence MTLHRRRRGVLALLATAALLTTACSESTPDDGAGTASGEGGGEGGEETRTTRGVTDSTITVGGVVYDVYFGDARVGVEARIAELNEAGGVHGRTIEVIEAENDNNEATRGQEAVQRLVEQEEVFALLPVLSGQFGGGDYIVENQIPTFGWGTHPAFCGNDVAFGFTGCVSNPSLEIGSNALGTVLEEQFGTTDMSVAFIGEDNDSSRGGLELLAASVEDKGFDVVMNEASLPAPPDVLGEPSPFVTSLMTADDGGQPDIIYIVATLSGTAISDALQNAGYEGTIITPSYSPLLLGAPGYDGVFVNTQFSMDPEVEANAAMLEAVQAVAPDQQLNLAVSAGYWSTDLFIKALEETGEDLTVENLLATLNSGDFTFEVPNVVGESTWPENHEGPVPCAAMTEVDGEEFIPTIPLVCGETITVG encoded by the coding sequence GTGACCCTGCACCGCCGCCGCCGAGGCGTCCTCGCCCTGCTGGCCACCGCCGCCCTGCTCACCACCGCGTGCTCGGAGAGCACACCCGACGACGGCGCCGGCACGGCGTCGGGCGAGGGAGGGGGAGAGGGGGGAGAGGAGACCCGCACCACGCGCGGGGTGACCGACAGCACCATCACCGTCGGCGGGGTCGTCTACGACGTCTACTTCGGCGATGCCCGCGTGGGGGTGGAGGCCCGGATCGCCGAGCTCAACGAGGCCGGGGGCGTGCACGGCCGCACCATCGAGGTCATCGAGGCCGAGAACGACAACAACGAGGCGACGCGCGGCCAGGAGGCCGTCCAGCGCCTGGTGGAGCAGGAGGAGGTCTTCGCCCTGCTGCCGGTCCTCTCGGGCCAGTTCGGTGGCGGTGACTACATCGTCGAGAACCAGATCCCGACCTTCGGCTGGGGCACGCACCCGGCGTTCTGCGGCAACGACGTCGCCTTCGGCTTCACCGGGTGCGTCAGCAACCCCAGCCTGGAGATCGGGTCCAACGCGCTGGGGACCGTGCTCGAGGAGCAGTTCGGCACCACCGACATGTCGGTGGCCTTCATCGGCGAGGACAACGACTCCTCCCGCGGCGGGCTCGAGCTGCTGGCCGCGTCGGTGGAGGACAAGGGCTTCGACGTCGTCATGAACGAGGCGTCGCTGCCGGCGCCGCCCGACGTGCTCGGCGAGCCCAGCCCGTTCGTGACCTCGCTGATGACCGCCGACGACGGCGGCCAGCCCGACATCATCTACATCGTGGCCACGCTGTCGGGCACGGCCATCTCCGACGCCCTCCAGAACGCGGGCTACGAGGGGACGATCATCACCCCCTCCTACAGCCCCCTCCTCCTCGGCGCCCCCGGCTACGACGGGGTGTTCGTCAACACCCAGTTCTCCATGGACCCCGAGGTCGAGGCCAACGCGGCCATGCTCGAGGCGGTGCAGGCCGTGGCGCCCGACCAGCAGCTGAACCTGGCCGTGTCGGCCGGCTACTGGTCCACCGACCTCTTCATCAAGGCGCTGGAGGAGACGGGCGAGGACCTCACCGTCGAGAACCTGCTGGCCACGCTGAACAGCGGGGACTTCACCTTCGAGGTGCCCAACGTGGTCGGCGAGTCCACCTGGCCCGAGAACCACGAGGGACCCGTGCCGTGCGCCGCCATGACCGAGGTGGACGGCGAGGAGTTCATCCCGACCATCCCCCTCGTCTGCGGCGAGACCATCACCGTCGGCTGA
- a CDS encoding ABC transporter ATP-binding protein has product MPPTAEDRAPAALELTEVSVHFGGIAALDEVSLSLAPGQVRGLIGANGAGKTTLFDVISGIRTPDRGRVELLGRDVTAWSPHRRARAGLRRTFQRVQVFGWLTIEENLLVATEWRGGGGGVLGDLVGAPTRRSREAARRARARQVLATCGLEDMADRQATGLPTGTARLVELGRALVDDPAVLLLDEPASGLDHAEADRFADVVDAISRESGTSVLLVEHDVAFVLRHCHRITVLDLGRTLADGTPEEIRSHDAVRAAYLGAALP; this is encoded by the coding sequence GTGCCCCCGACAGCCGAAGACCGAGCGCCTGCCGCCCTCGAGCTGACCGAGGTGTCCGTGCACTTCGGGGGCATCGCGGCCCTCGACGAGGTGTCGCTCTCCCTGGCCCCCGGCCAGGTGCGCGGCCTGATCGGCGCCAACGGCGCGGGCAAGACGACGCTGTTCGACGTCATCTCCGGCATCCGCACCCCCGATCGCGGCCGCGTCGAGCTGCTGGGCCGCGACGTCACCGCCTGGTCGCCGCACCGGCGGGCGCGGGCCGGCCTCCGGCGCACCTTCCAGCGGGTCCAGGTGTTCGGCTGGCTGACCATCGAGGAGAACCTGCTCGTCGCCACCGAGTGGCGGGGTGGGGGCGGCGGGGTGCTGGGCGACCTCGTCGGTGCGCCCACCCGTCGCTCCCGGGAGGCGGCCCGCCGGGCCCGGGCGCGCCAGGTCCTCGCCACCTGCGGCCTCGAGGACATGGCCGACCGCCAGGCCACCGGCCTGCCCACCGGCACCGCCCGCCTCGTCGAGCTGGGTCGGGCGCTCGTCGACGATCCCGCTGTCCTCCTGCTCGACGAGCCGGCGTCGGGCCTCGACCACGCCGAGGCCGACCGCTTCGCCGACGTCGTCGACGCGATCAGCCGCGAGAGCGGCACCTCGGTCCTGCTCGTGGAGCACGACGTCGCCTTCGTGCTCCGCCACTGCCACCGGATCACCGTGCTCGACCTCGGGCGCACCCTGGCCGACGGCACCCCCGAGGAGATCCGCAGCCACGACGCAGTGCGCGCCGCCTACCTCGGCGCCGCCCTGCCCTGA
- a CDS encoding DUF808 domain-containing protein produces MAGGLVGLLDDVAALARLAASSVDDVGAAAGRASMKAAGVVVDDTAVTPAYVRGLAADREVPIVRRIAAGSLRNKLLFILPVAILLSAVAPTLVEVILMCGGAYLCYEGAHKVIHALRRDDHDHDVPAAAKGADAEEATVAGAIRTDFILSAEIMVIALKEVIEEPVVARAVILAVVAVLITVIVYGLVALIVKMDDIGLALTERDSSSSRRIGHALVRGMPKLLTTLSVVGTAAMLWVGGHILLVGADELGWHGPYEAVHHLEDAVHDVAAVGGVLAWLVNTVASGLLGLALGSAIALVVARLPFGRDEAADGHA; encoded by the coding sequence ATGGCCGGCGGTCTGGTCGGGTTGTTGGACGATGTGGCCGCTCTGGCCCGACTGGCCGCCTCGTCGGTGGACGACGTGGGGGCGGCGGCGGGCCGGGCGAGCATGAAGGCGGCCGGCGTCGTCGTCGACGACACGGCGGTCACCCCGGCCTACGTCCGGGGCCTGGCCGCCGACCGGGAGGTGCCGATCGTCCGGCGCATCGCCGCCGGCTCGCTGCGCAACAAGCTGCTCTTCATCCTGCCGGTGGCGATCCTGCTGAGCGCGGTGGCGCCCACGCTGGTCGAGGTCATCCTGATGTGCGGCGGCGCCTACCTCTGCTACGAGGGCGCCCACAAGGTCATCCACGCCCTCCGCCGCGACGACCACGACCACGACGTGCCGGCCGCGGCCAAGGGGGCCGACGCCGAGGAGGCGACCGTGGCCGGCGCCATCCGCACCGACTTCATCCTCTCGGCCGAGATCATGGTCATCGCCCTGAAGGAGGTGATCGAGGAGCCCGTCGTCGCCCGGGCCGTCATCCTCGCCGTCGTCGCCGTCCTCATCACCGTCATCGTCTACGGCCTGGTCGCCCTGATCGTGAAGATGGACGACATCGGCCTCGCCCTGACCGAGCGCGACTCGTCGTCGTCCCGGCGCATCGGCCACGCCCTGGTGCGGGGCATGCCGAAGCTGCTCACCACTCTCTCGGTGGTCGGCACCGCGGCCATGCTGTGGGTCGGCGGCCACATCCTCCTCGTCGGCGCGGACGAGCTGGGCTGGCACGGCCCCTACGAGGCGGTCCACCACCTCGAGGACGCCGTCCACGACGTGGCCGCCGTCGGCGGGGTGCTGGCGTGGCTGGTGAACACGGTGGCGTCGGGCCTGCTCGGCCTGGCGCTCGGCAGTGCCATCGCCCTCGTCGTCGCCCGCCTCCCGTTCGGTCGGGACGAGGCCGCCGACGGCCACGCCTGA